The Halostagnicola larsenii XH-48 region GATCGGATCGGCGAACACCAGGACGATCGCGGCCGCGCCGACGTAGAGCAGCGTCGACAGCCGGATGATCGCCTCGCCGTAGGCCTCGGCCTCGTCCTCGTCGTTCGCGCCGAGGTGCTGGCCGACAAGCGAACTCGAGGCCAGGGACATCCCCCAGTTGATGCTGTTGATCAGGCCGCGGACGCGTCTGCCGACCTCGTAGGCGGTGACGACGACCGGGCCGAACGCCGCGGTGATCCACAAAAGCGGGAAGACGACGACCCCCTGTGCGAGTCGGCGGCCGATCTCCGGCAGCGAGACCTCCATCAGTTGGCGGACGATACTCGCGTCGAACAGCGGCCCCGTCCGGGTCAGGGGGACGGGACTCGGTTCCATCCCCAGCGCCCCGTAGTTCCGTCCGAACATCCCCCACGCGAGCACGACGGTGACGAATCCCGTCGAGAGCGTGGTTCCGATCGCCGCGCCGGCGACGCCTGTATCGAACCCGAAGATAAAGAGCGCGCTGAGGACAACGTTGAGAACCGCGCCGCCGCCGCGGGCCATCATCTCCGTGAACGTGTCGCCGATCCCGGTGTACGTTCGGCTGGCGATGAGATTGAGCATCTCGAAGAGAACTGCCGGCGTGACGAAGGTAAGATAGACGCTCCCGTGACGGATCGAATCCGGATTGGAACCGAGGAGGTCGATCAACGGCTCCGTAAAGAGGGTGAAGATGGCCATGAGCGGCAACGCGAACGCGATGGCAACCAAAACGCTCTGTTTGACCACGACCGAGGCGCGATCGGTCTGCTCGCCGCCGTAATTCTGGGAGACGAGAGTAACGGTCCCTCCGGCGAGGCCCAG contains the following coding sequences:
- a CDS encoding MATE family efflux transporter, whose translation is MSGGQGSVVDTVAGGLERLGIISAERFRPTMELALPRIGTGFAIMSKQTADLAMVGIAVGTTGTAGLAFALAYWEVVTMLGLGLAGGTVTLVSQNYGGEQTDRASVVVKQSVLVAIAFALPLMAIFTLFTEPLIDLLGSNPDSIRHGSVYLTFVTPAVLFEMLNLIASRTYTGIGDTFTEMMARGGGAVLNVVLSALFIFGFDTGVAGAAIGTTLSTGFVTVVLAWGMFGRNYGALGMEPSPVPLTRTGPLFDASIVRQLMEVSLPEIGRRLAQGVVVFPLLWITAAFGPVVVTAYEVGRRVRGLINSINWGMSLASSSLVGQHLGANDEDEAEAYGEAIIRLSTLLYVGAAAIVLVFADPIASVFVTSPEEVGQASTFVAIGAISAIGFGIDGGAAGALLGAGATRWPFVSSLIGRYACALPAAALGLVTPLGISALYLAFLLETFVPGGINYWLFRTGHWKAVSRRYRPDSATDAD